The window gtggggggggtgtgtgtgtgttgtgtgtgtggggtgtgtgtgtggggggtgtgtgtgtggtgtgtgggggtgtgtgtgtgtggagtgtgtgtgggggggtgtgtggggtgtgtgtggggtgtgtgtgtatggtgtgtgtatgtggtgtgtgtgtgtggtgtgtgtgtggtgtgtgtgtggtgtgtggggtgtgtgtgtgtgtggtgtgtgtggggtgtgtgtgtggggtgtgtgtgtgtgctgtgaatgtGGACACCAGAGGACAGTTTTAAGaagccagttttctccttccaccgtgtcATCAGGCTGGTGACAAATGACTTTCTAGCCCCAGAAATGTGGACATTAATAATAGAAATGCTCAAAGAGGACGCTCCAGATGTGTGGAATCCCCTTGGCATTCAAATTATACAGTTGCAGGGAATCACTGGCCCAGACCACGGCCTCCTCTCTCCGGTCTCATCTGAGAGCTGCCGTGGGTAGCCTCACTTCATGTCCATGATGCGTGTTAGTTTCCAAAcaacccattttacagatgaggaaacttaCAAGAAAGGGTCTACACACAAGAAAGAATGCCGTTAGCTGGGTGaaggaggcgcacacctttaatcccagcactcaggaggcagaagcaggtggatctctgtgagtttgaggtcagcctggcctacaaagtgagttccaagacagtcagggctacccagagaaactgaaaacaacaataacaacaacacaatGAACGCCATCAACTCACTTTAATTGAGCATTTACAGGGTCCCAGACCTATGCACCCCAGTTAGTCCGCACAGCAGCCTGAGCTCTTTGTCCCTGTTACATTTGAGGGGACCTAGGAGAGCAGAATGTAACTCAAGGTCACAGTGCTTCGCACAGTAAGACTACAGCTCATCTAGAGACAGTGGTCCCCAGAGCCTGGGCTCTTAACCGTGTGCTTTGCTAGAATATTGAGGCCAGGCTAAGGCTGGAAAAATCCAGGCGTCTGACACCTCCAGGAActgtcctgtttcttttcttcatttttttccttctaggctgaggatgtagctcctCTAGTAcaacgcttgcctagcatgtacaagagTCTGTGTTCCATTTCTAGCACTAGCTACACAAGGCATGGTGACTCACCCCGGTGATTCGAGAACTCAGGGGTGGAAACAGGGGGATCGGGAGTTCAAGACTGTCCTCTGAcacatagcaaatttgaggccagtctggcctatatACAGCCACAAATGCACAACAACAAAAGTCTGGTACAGTGAAATAATATTTACTATGTatcattttttgatttttcttctttgtgtctctatgtaatgtatgtgtgtgagggggacTTACATGGGGGGGCAGAAGTTGACATCAGGTAtctttctctgtagttttctacctttaatttttattttattttttatttttgagaggaactagctatgtagaccaggctggcctcgaactggcAGATTCCCCTGACTGCAGCTCCTGAGCACTGAGGTTGAagacatgccaccatgcctgacctcaccattttagattttcaaattacattcatttatttgtctgtttcctGTGCATTCTTGAGAGCTGGAGCGTGAGTGTCACGGCACGCGTGTGGTGGCGTGGTGACAACCTGTGGGCgcccgttctctccttccaccatcaaggatcaaactcaggttgtcaggcggGGTGGCCCATGCCTTAACGCTCTCAACCATTTGGCAGCCTTTGCCttatgtttggagacagggtctctcactgaaccaggagctcACCAATCCAACTCAATTAGGAGGCCAGCAGGCCCCAGGGAGACTCCCATCTCTCTCTGGTGTTGGGATTACCGTGTGTGCTGCACATCTACCTTCCCACTTGGGTACCGGGGAGCCAGACTCAAACCTTGTGCAGGAGACACTTTAcgaatgagccatctccccaggccctgtGGGTCACGGGTGTTTTATGTGTGCCACTGACTTCCAGAGCCCTTGTCACCTTGTAAAACTCAGGAGTCTGTAGCCATTAAACAAGCTCCGTTCCCTGCTCCAGCCCGCTGCCTTACCCAGTTTCATGCTGGTGTGTGTGAATCTGACAGTTCTAGGTTGAAGCTGTTCTGTTCTCTGCTCTCCTGTGGAAGCATCTTTGCTTCACGTCAATGAGTTGAGTGCTATGGATGGCCAAGGCCAAGGTCCCCAAGGGGAGAGAGGTCAGAGTAGGCTGCCTGTACAGCCAGGAAGAAAGACAGTGGGAGctagcccagcactcaggattatgagtttgaggccagcctgggctatctaatCCCACAGGGTGAGGAGACAACTGGGAAGTGACTCAGAGATGTTTGATCTCTGTGGCCTGCCCTTTGGTTTACGACAGCCACCTCAGCAGTGCTGACCTTTGGCTCCATCATATGAGTGGACGCATCAGGCCATCTCACAGAGTTAGTGGCTCACAGAGCAGTTACAGCCTCCAGAACCATGGGGACCAGCCTGCACAGTCGGTCCTTTCGAGAACCCCGGTCCTGCTACGGAAAGCTCCATGAGTCCCAGGGGAGGCCCCTGGAGGGCCGACTCCACAGGGCACTGAGCCTCAGACAGGGCCTTGAGAAGTCCAGGTCGCAGGGCCTTGCCGGCACAGAAGGACCCGAGGTCCCTGTTCAGGAGCGGCTGCCAGGGACCCTGGGAGACACAGAGCAGCTGATCCAAACCCAGAGAGAAGGCAGCCAGCGGTGGTTGAGGCAATACCAACAGGTGAGACTTTGAATTGAATTACCAGTTCTATGGGGGACGGAAGGTGGGGACCCAGGGCAGAAAAGGGTCGAGAGCGCAGCTGCCCTGAGGAAAGTCAAGCAAATACCCAGGGGCTGAACATTCTGGAAGCAGCTGGGATTTTCTCCGTGTGCTTTGGGGTGTCAGTGAAGGTTGGAGGAGGGATGAAGTGGGGCCTGGGTGAGATGTGGTCAGAACTctgtgtttgagatagggtcacaCTCTATAGCCCAGAATGGCCTAGAACTCTTGATCCTACTGTGTGCCGAGTGCTGCTGGGAGTACAGGCATGAACCGCCCTGCCAGCCTTTCAGAGCTGTATTAAGATGATTAACGTAATATTACGCCGGAAGGGTGACTAGAGCAAGAGGCAAGGAAATCGGCCAGAGCAACTTCTGGCAAGTTACCGTCTCTCTCTTACCAGGGAAAGAAGGGTAGATTTCCCCACCCCTCCTGGCCCTGCCTCCCAGAGGGAAgagtccccctcccccaggaactTAGCCTCTCTTTCATGGATCTACCCCCACCTGGTGGCTATGAGTGGAACAGCATCTGAAGCCCACCATTGTGTTGTCATTTTCCCTCTTTGGTCTTCCAGCAGCTGAGGAGAAAGTGGAAGAGCTTTGTAGCCAGCTTCCCCAGTGTGACCCTGCATCGGCCAGCCTCCCCAGAGACCTCGTTGGACACCGACAGCTTAGAACTGCTGTGATTTCCCCTTGCTCCGCCAGCTGGACTCCTGTGTCTCCCGTCTCCCCATCTGCTTCTTCATGACTTTTCTGTACTCTGAACTCTTCCAGCCTTTGTCATGTGACCCATGGAAGCCTCTGTCACTAGGTCATTCAAAGCCCTGTGTGACTGTCCTTCTTGGTTCAGGCAGCTAGCTCTTAGCATGGACGTCCATAGGCCTGAGGAGAAGGCACTCAGCCCCCTGCCTTCTGGACTGGCATGTATGAAGGTCTTAGGGACCTATGCAGAAATGAGAGTGTCAACAATACTCTTGACCCCACACAGACCAGCCATTTCTAGGACAGTGTTCAATGAAGCCAAAGCCAAACACGGCTGAGAATTTCTTGAATATCCCTGGTCACAGGGCCAAGCTCTACCTTGGGTCTCCCTCACAGACAGTGATCCTTCAAAGGCTAGGACCGCGTCTGGACTGTCCTCACTCTGGTTGCTATGCCTGAGAAGCCCAATCATGCATATTGCCTCTTTAGACCTCATTACATCCTGATGAAGGAAGCAGGGAAGTCCTTCCTCCCTGTGTGACagagggaaactgagacccagggagggaaagagacccttctgcctccacacacacccagTACCTGACACTGGGTTGACCACGTTAATAAAACCACTGAGCTGAAGGAAATATTTGCCTGGTGACTGACACTCAAGTTCTGAGCCTCTCAAGCGCAGAGGGATCTCCTAGGGCCACACAGGGAGAGGGTACCAGGCCTTCTGGTGGGTCCTCTGAGTTCTTCAAATTCCAGCCTGATGTCTTGGCACAGGGTCCACTGAGGGGTTGGTTAAGTCCCAGAAGATATAGTGATGGGCTCCCTGTTTTCTTAGAGCACAAAGGAGTCCTGGACAGTATTTGTCCCTGGCATCCATTGGGAACTTGGCCTGGAAGCTAGACTGTGGAAACAGGGtagaaactttaaaattattacatttgtattcatgtgtgtttgtgcgtgtgcgCACAGCCATTGGGAACTTAGCCTGGAAGCTAGACTGTGGAGACAgagtagaaattttaaaattattacatttgtattcatgtgtgtttgtgtgtgtgtgcgtgtgtgcacacgtgggGTTCAGAGGACGACCTCCAGAGCTGGTTGACTCTCCActgtgagtcctggggatggaTCTCTCAGGTCATCAAGGACACACGGCCAGAGCTCTTACCGGTTGCCCAATCTTGCCAATTCTATTTGTCTATTTCGAAACGAGTTCtcttgtagccaaggctagcctcaaactcactagaaAGCCAAAGCGGGCCTTATGCTCCTGATCCTACAGCCCTTCCCTCCCAGATTCTGGGACTGCACACACCTGACTCAACCTTCCTGCCTGGCCTCCGGAACTGTGAATCAGCTTCTTAGGTTTCGGAAGACATGGCAGTCTCAGGTGTTTGGGGGATTCTAACTGGAGCAGAGACCAGCGCCATCCAGTAGGACTGGGACATTGTCACTCTGAATCACTGACCAGGGAGGGAACAGGGGTTACGGTCACAGCCTGTCCTGACTGAAAAGCTCACAGCAGGACAAGTCTGCCTCTCCTTGCGTTTGCTGTTCAGACTGCACTGGCTGCATTGTAGGCGCTCAGGGAATATTTGCCGCACATGGATCGGATCGGCGCAGCAAAGGCTAGAGATCAGACAGGCTATGGCACAGTTCGTAAGCACAGACTGCTGCAAAGGTCCCAGACGCAGCAATGACCTGACTCGGGCACTGCATGGATTTGCTGCAAATGACTCCTTTCCCTGCTTCGCACGGCCTCCCATGTGTCTACTTCATGCCTTGCCCGTCCTTTACTTCCATTGGCTGTGTAGGCTACGGAGAGGGACTCAGCCTTGAGTCAGGCTCTGTAACAGCTGCCTATACCCTCCTGCACTTGAGGCCTCGGTTTCCCTGTCCATCAAAGGAGACAACAATCTTACCTTGCCAGATTTGGTGAGGTGACAGTGGGAGGTATGGGGACCATTCTGAATTGGACCAGAACCATGGTCAAGCTGGGCTCAAACCTGACCAGAAAAAGTTGAGGCAACATACCTTGCTGGTTAGGGGTAGGGGTAGCTCCTAACCAATTAGCTAGCTACCTCATGAAGGACATACACTCCCCACCTTCTAGACCTCTCTGTCAGTGTAGGCACACAAATGCAGGCGTGGCCTCCAGAGGCTTCCCCAGTGTAATGGTCAGCATGGCCTATGCAGAGACGCTTGCCAGGGCTCGGCACTCGCTTGCCCTCAGACAGCGTCTGTCTGTCCAGCTTTCTTGCTCTTCATGCTCTTAACTTTCAGTTCCCCATTAATTCTGGCTTCTAAGGGCAGAGCCACTTAGGCAACATCCAGGGCTCTTGGCCCTTACAGTTTACAGTGTGGGCCGGGACTCTACTGTATTCCAGTTGCCCTGCTCACCCCCTGGTGCTCGAGCAGACTCTTTCCCATCTGCTCAGTTCTGGGGAACACATTCCTCATCAGGCATGGTTCCATCAGTGCTCCGGTCCTCAGACAGTTCACAGTGTGGCTATGGAGCACAGACAGCTGCCTGATGTTCTGCTACAAAACAGACTAAATGTTTACTAGGGCAGCATCGCCCGGGGGACTACACAGGAGGCCTGATTCCTGGACCAGGGCTTGGCTCTGGGCTTGACTGGGCATCTTCTTCAGCTTCCTGCAAGGAAGAAGGCTGGGAGCAGGCTCGGGGAAGGAATCCTGCTGGGGAGATAGGGCCTCATGACTGCGCTAATGGGGGAGCAGTGAGGCGCATAGAAAACACTGTGTCCCCAGCATCTCTCAGGGTGAGGGCTGTGGGTGCCGAAAGGGCTATTTATCTTATAGACGAGGCAGCGAGGCTGCAGTGGGCCAGAGACAAGCTGGGACTGACAGCCACAGCTTATGCTGCCTGTGCTGGATGTCTCTCTGAAGGAGGCAGCAGGGATGCAGTGTGGTCAgacagagaaggagctgaggtcAGGGCCTGAGTGTCAAAGCTACAGTCAGAGCCTCCTTCCTGAAAGTAACAACCTCAGGGAGAATCACTCCCCTTCTCTGAGCTCATTCCCCACTCCTGCTGCATGCTCCCTCATGTTCGTGTGTGGACATATGACATGGCACATATGTGGATGACAGTGGACAACCTTGTGGAgtgggttttctccttccatcttttttttaattaatttatttttaatgcatttttctctgctcccctccctgttttccttccatctttatgtaggtTCCAGGCACTGAAATCAGGTCGCCAAATTTGCATGGCAAGTACCTCTACATACCGAACCATCCCACCAGCCCACTCTCCTCCTCCTTAACTgtctcctctgtaaaatgggcatGATGATGCTTTGGCATTCTAGATCCCAAGAGAGAACCCTTACACATACCCAATTGGCCTTTATCATCAAGCTAGAGAATAAAGTGTGTAAAATATCCaaggtcaggggctggagagatagctcagtcagtaaaggacttgctgtgcaagcatgaggacccgagttcaattccaagcacccacataaaaatccaggTGCACCGGCatgtgcttgtaaccccagcactgaggagacggAAACAGAAGGATTCCAAGTTCATTGGCCCTTCAGTCTAGCCTAATGTCTTACATAGTAAGAAACCAGTAAGAAACACCGTGTCAGTCAGATGTggcaatgcacacctttaatcccagcatttgagaggcagaggcaggcagagatatctgtgagtttaatgccagcctgttctacagagtgagttccaggacagtaagggtTACAGTAGAAAGTTGGAAAAATACAggtccagccagggctacctaatgagaccctgtctcaaagagagggagagagagagagagagagagagagagagagagagaaggaagaggtggaggagaaaaagccctgtgtcaaaaaacaaggtgATGGCACCCGAGTGACAGCACCTGAGGGGTTGACCACTGACaggtgaatgcacacacacacacacacacgcacgcacacacacacacacacgcagggcCAGCTGGAAGGAGAGTTCTGTTTCCATTAGTGTTGGTTAATGATATCAAGTAAGTCACTCAACCTCTCTGTGCcttgatttccttctctgttgaATAAAAATAAGAGCCTTTGCTTCCCACAGGATTGTTGGGTTCCTAGAGCTAATACATATGAAACAGCAGAGCCATTAATGAGCCCTGGGTTCACCACTTCCAGACAAGTCTCCACATGCAACTAGAACTACCGAAAACTCACATCCACCTCTGGGAAATAAGTTTGATAACAGCCCCTGGCTGGAGGGACCTGGGGTTGCAATGGGCCAGGGCGCAAGCTGTACCCCATAGGGCCAGCCC of the Chionomys nivalis chromosome 8, mChiNiv1.1, whole genome shotgun sequence genome contains:
- the C8H11orf86 gene encoding uncharacterized protein C11orf86 homolog, producing the protein MGTSLHSRSFREPRSCYGKLHESQGRPLEGRLHRALSLRQGLEKSRSQGLAGTEGPEVPVQERLPGTLGDTEQLIQTQREGSQRWLRQYQQQLRRKWKSFVASFPSVTLHRPASPETSLDTDSLELL